AAAGCAGTTTCTGGTCTTTAAATTATGTTATATAgtctttatataaatatatagcCTATATAAAGCAATGTAATCATCAATGTAATCTAATTTAGTTACTGGATGACAAGATATGGTGTTGAGTTCAAGCGCAATGAAGAGCTCACATTTGTCGCCAAGCGACTGGAGGCTCTGGTTGTAGGGGATGATGATGAGAAACTAAAAGATTTGGTTCACCTTTCTAATGTGTGAGTACTAACCTATGTTTGTACATTACTGAAAACTTTGGAACTGTGTGCTTGTTTTAGAGAAGTCCTGTGACATAACTCTTACCCTTTATAACACTGGAATAAGGCTTTGTCCAAAGAGTGTCAATATTAGTGTCCTATTCCTGGAGGGGCGctcttcagggtaaaagtgatagggatgcttgtcgggaaattcgaaaaatacccctaaaaatactggcacaccaaaaattgctaccctaaaaaataccccaaaagccctaaaaaataccaattctaagagaaaagcctatttttccTCGGATACCCCTTAAAaaatacccctcccccccgggTCTTATTACGATATTACTGGATGAGTGTTCCTTCTACAAGACTTCCATATAAGAAACCGATAACCTTATATTCTTACCATGACCAAGGCTGTAACAGTGGGCGATTCCCGGGACTTGACCCCTTGACTTGACCCCTTGACTTGACCCCTTGACTTGACCCCTATAATCCTAGAAAGATACACAAGAAAATGactagtaggggcgtggccgtTCCTCCAATTTTTTCTTACCGTATCTACCAATGTATAAAACACCCTTTTTTCATGCGAAAATGACCTCCAAAACGGGGGTGGGTATTATACATGAAACTTCTTGTTTGAGAGGTAAAAAAATGTGCATAATAGTTAAATCAATAGAAAGCTATTATGAGTATTTCGACCAGCGAATAAGTTAGTCAAGTTATTTAAACTCTGCGAGGCATCGTTTTGACATATCAAatctaaataaacaaaaaagaagaGCGTGTCATGTAGGCGAGAAAGAAGTTTACTGTTTTTTGGTGTCTTTGAGGCGAACGtcatgattattttttaacatattttccttttttttgcaaatgacCTAAAATATCAGGGTGCATGTTATACATAAGTTCATTTTATACATTATTAAGTAAATACTGTAAAGTTTCTGTAACCCCATCCTCCCATTATTGACTTTTGCCACACCCAATTAGAATGCATGAGATATTGTTACTCTTCTGTTTTGTAGTGATAATTTTGATGCCCGGCGTAGAGCCTCAAGCAATTTTGGCAACAGGCCACCAAGTGAGAGGAAATATTCCTTAGCATTTCAAGACCAGCAGCCTGAAGAAATAGCAGAACAGCTCACTTATCTAGAGTTTAGAATGCTCAGGAGGATACCGGTAAGGATTAACTTAAACCCTTCAACAGAGAACTGTTTGGCTTATTACAGTAATATAGCAGACATGAGTTTGCTGATGCCAAGCCATAAAGCTTAACAATAAAAGAGAATTTCCTTAAAAGTGTTTTAGAGAGTAGCTGCTTACATGTTAGCAGTTCAGTAGTTGAGAGTGGCTGCTTACAAGTTAGCAGTTCAGTAGTTGAGAGTGGCTGTTTCTCTGAAATTGGAGGTAATGTCAGTAATGACTTTTCCTTTTCAATGCTTATTTTGCATCTTATGTATTTCAGTTTTCGGATTGGAAGGCATACTCGTTAACTTCCAAACTAGAAAATACAACATATTTAGAGCGCTATGTATCAATGTTTAATGGACTCTCAAAATGGATCCAAGCAATGGTACTGAATCACACATCTGCGGAGGACAGAGCCAAATGCATTGAGAAATTCCAGAAAGTCGCACAGGTACAGTAGACGTGTACATATAGACttcaaactttaaaataaGGATTATGAATTTCATTATTGGTGTGACCTACCGGTGTGCCTTTCGTTTTAGAGCCTCAAGGAATTGCAGAACTTTAATGGTTTGCTTGCTGTTACTGGAGGACTCAACAACTCTGTATTATCAAGGCTTCACCAAACCAGGGAATATGTGTCCAAGGACTGTAAAGAAGTGAGTACAAtgatcaggcccgtacccaggggggtgcacggggtgcgaacgcagcccccccacacacacacacacacaacggccgaaagtccactttgggttctcaatagacgtgctatttatagacaaaactaaaaatcataagctagatcactctggtatgtagccaaatccgacaataaacgtcccgtggagatactgcaaaggttCCCccaggaaaaattaggtccactttttcggatttcgcacccttccaagaaaaatcctgggtaggGGCCTGCAATGGACATTTGAAGGATGCCAAAAGGGTGAACTCCTTATTATGTTATGAATCTCTAAAATAGGGGGGTGTCAACCCACCCCTACATCCACCCTATATTTTTATTCCACTACATGTTAATCCTTGACACTTTTTTGTATTTGGAAGAGTTTGGCAAGCCCACACTTTCCAACGTGCTCCTTGGCATGTGGTATTTTATAAAGAATAGTTCATTTCTCCATCTTTCTGATCCCAGTAGACTTTTTAACCTATCATTAATTTTCACGACTTCAACATTTTGCGATTTTGAGATTGCGATATTTCGCGGCAAATTATTCTCGCGATTCcgctattttcgtaaaaaacaggttattttattttcgcgatttttgGACAATAAAATTTAGcaaaaacaagtggaattaaaatgtgctttaatcatcaaaactgtaACAAAAACTTGAgtgggctaaatttagttcCACAAAGATCTATtaaaaacagttcagaattgTCCAACTTAACCCCTTAGCTTACGGTTCTATATGTAGGACTACTagtaaatagacaaggtgtttccataaagcttatcAATTGGGTAATATCTCACCCAAAGGCTTTTTGTGTTCTCACTTAATTGTCGCTCATCCCAATTTTCGCGAAACTTTTATTTatcgtcactttattttcgcgaattttttaaaattgtgaACTTCGCTAAATTAAAGTTACGTGAAAATAAAGTATAATAAGGTAATTTGAATATGTCTATAATATTGagttcttattgttttctagTATATGAATCTACTGACTGAGTTTTTGTCGTCGGAGAATAACTACGCTACGTACCGCAAGAGGCTTTCCTGTTGTGCAGGATTTTATATTCCAATCCTGTGAGTAATCGTCACAGATTACAATAAATATGTTTATTTCATACCATAGCTCACGATTTACACAACAATTTACAGATATACTATGATTTAAATTTATGTCACCCAGAGTAACGAAATCTAGTCTAGACCTCTTGCATTTTATATGAcattttgttctcttttgcaTGTTTCTTCTCTGTTGTCTTTATTTGGATATGATAGAGGTAAGGCTGGTCTTAATTGTGCTCCCTGTTTTGGTTTGTaaggtgttggtgttgtttCAACATGTTTGTTAGGATTCCTTAATATACCCAGAATGTATCCCAAAACGAAATTCGTGTCTCACATTTCGACTGTAAAGGGCTCTTTTTTACAATCAAAGTTGTTTCCTCTTTTATATTTACGCCTCTCACTTgagcttttttgtttttcttaccGATACAAAACCGGTATACTgggaaatataataaatagatAGAAGGTTTAACAAATTGCACCGCAAAAGCTTTTtacccaataaaaaaaatacgatTTAATAAATCACAATAATAGCAATCAATTGAGATTATAGCATTATATtgatcatcatcaaccatcatTGTTTGACGTCAACTTACTGGCGGTTTTATGGTTTAACAGGTATCCAGCTGAAAGATTTAATCGCTACACACACTGCTCTCTCAGACACTGTGAATGACAAGCTTATCAACGTCCATAAACTCGTCACCTTAGCCGGGATCATTTCGAAATCAATCGTGTGCCAGACAACCCCACCTCTCGTCACCCCAAACATGGAGCTTCTCAACATGCTCAGGGTAAGTCACAGGGGCGTGACTAGGGGAGGGGTCACTGCCACCACCCTCTTCTATATGGGCGTGGCTAGGGGAGGGTCACTGATCACCCTCTTCTATATGGGCGTGGCTAGTTGAAGGGTCACTGCCACCACCCTCTTCTATATGGGCGTGGCTAGGGGAGGGTCACCGATCACCCTCTTCTATATGGTGGGCTTGGCTAAGGGAAGAGTCACTGCCACCACCCTCTTCTACAGGGGCGTGGCTAGGGGATTGTCACTGGCTCCACCCTCTTCTAAATGGGCGCGGCTAGGGGAAGGACCACGGCCTCAGCCCTCTCTCAGCCAAAATATACTTTTAATGTATTGGAAATCATGGATGAGCTGGTAATTGAACACGAAAGGGGGCGGATTATATGCACAACATACCAGAGATTATCCTTATGGGAGGAGGAAGGGTAGATAGTCACCCAAACCCCCTGAATCCTCCCTTAGTTTTATAAAGAACCCGGGCATTTGAAATGGAGGTTGTTTTGTAAGTTTGGTGAGTCATATCTAAAGCACTCGTGCTGACTTTGATATAGATTCCCACCTAAGAAAGATATTAGTTTTTAGAAGTTCCTTGTGCTTTACCGAAAATCCTATATCCCCCTCTTAAAAATAATTTGCTCGCTTTATTTTAGGTTTCACTGCAGCCAAGACTCTCTGAAGATGAACTGTATGAGTTATCCTTAGCGCGGGAGCCACGCACCATGAGTTTATCATCAACGTCTTCCACCTCCTCTTTGGTAAGCAAAGTGTTTCTAATGGTAGGGGGAAGCttactccctccccctacaGCACAACTACTGTTAGACTGGAAAAATCAACATATTTCCTTAGTTGGTCTCAGATGGATCCGCGCGCACCCCTCCATTCCCCTTGACGGCCAAAGAGTGGGTCTTCAGATACTaagctttttccatatgatacctatagCTGCGCGCCACCcgtcagccaatcctgggtacgcgccggGTCTTCCTTTGAGAATGTATTTCTGCCAGGAATGCAAGGCGCAACTACCTAAGTAAAAGACTATACTGTATGATGAGTTCAGAATTCGCCttctttctctctcttttttttttgccaccaTTGCAATGAATACCAACTGTGCTGTCTGTTAACGAACAATTTCTGATTTTACCTCTTGTTCACCTGCAGAGTCGGACAGACTCGGTTAAAAGGAAAGTGTCAAACAACTCGAATGTTTTTGCGGACTGGGCTTCAGGGGGCACAGCTGTTCCTGACCGAAGGGTTGTCGAGCGCCACGTGTCTGCCATGGTTGAGGTAAGCTCTCGCACCATGCTATCCTTGACGCTTTCTCTACAGAAACATCTTGAAATAGCGCTTCCATGAtcatcaggcccgtacccagggggtggGATTCACTTTCGGTGAACGAGCTATTTGTAGAcacaattataaattattagctaggtcactctggtatgtagccaaatccgaaaataaacgtcccgtggagatactgcaaaggcataaaaaaaatccaaattttttttttcgggggtggtcagatttttatcagaaaactcacccctcccccctccctagaaaaatgAGGTCCActtcttcccccccccccctcccccaaggaaaatcctgggtacgggcctggaccTGCGAATCAAATGTGTCAATAGATGGTTATGGGCTACGGTGGGACCTTTAGTATCGCGACACCCCAGCCCTTGTCTCGTCTGGGAGATCCGAACATGATTCAAGTATGACTTTACAGTTCGGTCATAAACCAAGAAAATTTATTGTTTAAGGTGGTATGACCCACAATGTGCTATGTCCAGCCGCAAAAAACTGTGAAATAGGtgctttgttttttcttctggctttttttttgtttcgagTCGGCCTTGCTTACCAGCTAAAACTTCCATTAAGTGTAGTGTTGACTGCGTTGTCCTAATGTTCGATACCTCTTAGGCTGTGTTCCGTGTATACGACACTAATAAAGACGGTACTATAAGCTCCAAGGAGTTCGACGCCATCGCCACAAATTTCCCCTTCATCGATCCGTTTGCAGTTATCGACTCGAACTGGTAAGGATTAGAATCTCCGAAATCTTATGCCAGGCCACTCTCGGGACCCACTGCGTAGAGAATGGTGACGAGTGGCCTCGTTTTCGCGAAACTCGCATTGCTGCTCTCTTCGCATTGGCTCTTCGAG
The sequence above is a segment of the Nematostella vectensis chromosome 2, jaNemVect1.1, whole genome shotgun sequence genome. Coding sequences within it:
- the LOC5514092 gene encoding ras guanyl-releasing protein 3, giving the protein MEPLISETNCMNEEEVKKVTISEENQKQAQPINDDLECIVASSEDDCSPCRVPIKAATLEKLVEYCIDEFDENGPRTKDPILSKSLFIGHQWFLESEKLLEVFLDAYVHCLSNGGTDENSNEDLGRRFAVCQCVNYWMTRYGVEFKRNEELTFVAKRLEALVVGDDDEKLKDLVHLSNVDNFDARRRASSNFGNRPPSERKYSLAFQDQQPEEIAEQLTYLEFRMLRRIPFSDWKAYSLTSKLENTTYLERYVSMFNGLSKWIQAMVLNHTSAEDRAKCIEKFQKVAQSLKELQNFNGLLAVTGGLNNSVLSRLHQTREYVSKDCKEYMNLLTEFLSSENNYATYRKRLSCCAGFYIPILGIQLKDLIATHTALSDTVNDKLINVHKLVTLAGIISKSIVCQTTPPLVTPNMELLNMLRVSLQPRLSEDELYELSLAREPRTMSLSSTSSTSSLSRTDSVKRKVSNNSNVFADWASGGTAVPDRRVVERHVSAMVEAVFRVYDTNKDGTISSKEFDAIATNFPFIDPFAVIDSNCDGMITKDEMNSYFLKVNCQNLTREFSHNFQETTYFSPTYCDHCGGLLRGIIKQGCRCRDCHINCHKSCKKELVIECRNRSPTHNMGTLDRSPNKTDTLRGRIKSKIKFYKQPSEESLRSQNGDNVTVPSDFYDRLLKAEESRDQLLIENASLASQLDEADRKIEILQTHLDMLRSNTVSFILDQMDALQMQKVTEV